GGCGATCTCCTCCTCGGGCAGCCCGGCCAGGCCGTGCACCTGGCTCTGCAGCGAGGGGTCGAAGATGAGGTCGTCGACGTCGAAGAGCACCGGGACGCGCCGCTCCCGCGCCCGCACCTTCTCGACCAGGTCGACCACCTGGGCGGTGGCCGGCACCCGGTAGAAGACGACGGCGTCAGCCTCCTCCACGAGGTGGGTCAGCTCGGGGTCGCGGTAGTGCCGCACGTCGACGTGGCGGCCGAGGGCGCGCAGCGCCTCGGCGGGCAGGTGCGCCCGGTAGCGCAGCGGCGCTCCCTGGATGCCGACGACGAAGAGGATCCGCTGCATGAGCTGGTCCGCGGCCGCTCGCACGGGCCGTGCGTCGGTCTCGGGCTGGAGCGAGGGCGCAGCGAGGAGGTCCTCGTACCGGCTGATCAGCCCGGCGGCCTGGTCGGCGAACGAGCGCATCGGGGTGGCCGACCCCTCGCCCTTCATCGCCGCCACCCGGGACGGCTCCTCGATGATCCCGCGCAGCGCCGCGGCCAGTGCGGTCGCGTCCGCGGCGGGCACCACGAGCCCGTTGCGGCCGTGCGCGACCGCTTCCTCGGGGCCGAGCGTGTCCGAGCACACCACGGCCAGCCCGGCGGCGAGCGCCTCCCGGGTGAGGATGGAGTGGGACTCACGCACCACCGAGGGGAGCACGAGGACGTCGTGCGCGGCGAGCACGTTCCCAAGGTCCGCGGGGCGGTAGGCCGGACGCAGCCGGACCTGCGCCGGCACGTCGCCGGCGGCAGCCTCGTCCACGCCGTACAGGTCCAGCTGCCACCCCTCGGTCCCGGCGAGCTCACGCGCCGCCGTCCGCAGGATCGTGAAGCCCTTCATCGGGTCCGCGCCCCCGGCGTACATCAGCCGCAGGGGTGACCCGACCGGTCCGGGCGGCGCAGTGACCACACCGGCGGGAACCGTGGCGTCGAGCTCGGCCAGGCCGTTCTCGTCCACCTGCAGCTTCTCGGCGGGCACGCCGTTGGCGATGAACACCCGGGCGGCGGAGGCGGAGGGCGCGAGGACGAGGTCGGCGGCGGCGAGGTCGGGCGCCAGGCGGGCGTTGCGCTGCTCGAGCCAGGCGTGGTCCACCTGGCACGGGCACGCGCCGCAGCTGACCACGAGGGAGCAGGGCCGCAGCTCCTTCGTGGCGAGGAACTGCCGGGCGCAGAACCACCAGAAGTCGTGCATCGTGACGACCACCTGGGCCCCGGCGTCCTTGGCGGCCCGCACGAGGGAGCCGCCGAGGGTCTGCAGGGAGTGCAGGTGGACGACGTCGGGGCGCACCTGCGCGAGCCAGTCCCGGAAGTCGGCCTCGACGTCGGGGTTGACGGTGTTCTTCGGGTCGTCCCAGGCCGTCCATGGCGTGATGACCACCCACCGGACGGTGACGTCGTCGTCCTGGTCGGTCCAGGTCTCCAGCGGCGGGCGCGCGGCGTCGAGGTAGCCGGCGTAGACCAGGCTCTCGTGCCCGGCGGCGGCCACCGCCCGCGCGATGCGGTGCGGGACCAGGGTGCCGCCGCTGACGAAGTTGGGCGGGAAGTGGGCGGAGACCTGGGCGACGCGCATGGTCACGCATCGTAGTTCGGGGTCCGATGGCGCCCGCACCGCGACCGCGACCGGGATGCCGGCGTCCGGGGGCGCGTCGGGTGTTCCGGGGGCCGGGGTCGCGATGCCATAGCGTTGGGCGCATGTCCAGCCACCCACCCGTCCCCGCGCCGGACGCCTACTGGCGCGAGCACCTGCGGCCGCAGGACGCCGCCGCCCACGCCGCCGAGGCGGACCGTGCCGCGGCGCTGGAGATCGACGGCCTGCACGAGCGTTGCGCCGAGCTCACCGCCGCCCTGACCCAGGCCCGCGCCGCCATCACCGTGCGCCACCAGCTGCTCACGGACCAGTCGGTAGCACTGGAGAAGGCCCGAGCCAGTGCGGACCAGGCGCAGGCCGCGCTGACGGAGGTCCTCGGCTCCCGGCGCTGGCGGGCAGCCGGCGCCGTGGCCGCCCTGGCCCGTGTCCCGCGCGCCGTCCTCAACCGCCTGCGCGGCGCATGAGCACCGTGCTGCTGAGCGTCGTGGTCGCGGTCGGGCCGATCACCGACCAGGTCGACGACGCCCCTCGGACCGCCCGCGAGGACGCCGTCGCCGCGACGGAGGGCTCGTTCGAGGCGCAGGGCGACGGCCCGTGGGAGCTGGTGCTCACCGAGGGCGCCGGTTCTCTGGCCGCTCGGTTGAACGCCGCCGTGGCACGCACGACCGGCCGGTTCGTCGCCGTCGTCGAGGCGGGCGACCGGCTCGAGCCCGGTGCGCTGGCCGCCGTCGCCGGCATGATCCGCGCGCGTGAGGGCGGCGCTCAGGAACCGGGCGTCGTCTACACGGACGAGCAGTGGGAGGGCGAGGGGGCCGCCGGCATCTTCATCAAGCCCCGGTGGGTGCCGCGCTACCTGGAGGGTTACTCCTACCTGGGACGGCTGTGCTTCGTGCGCCGTGACCTGCTCGACGCCGCGGGTGCCTGGCGCGACGACCACGCGCCCGTGCGGGAGTGGGACCTGCACCTGCGCGTCACCGAGCTGACCGACGACGTCGTTCACGTGCCGGTGCTCGGCGTCGCCCGCGTGAACCCGCCGGCCGACGACGTCGAGGCGCGCGAGGCGGGGCGGAGAGCGGTCACCGCCCGCTATGACCGGCGTGGCGTGGCGGCCACGGTGGAGCTGACCGGTGAGGGGGACGAGCCGGGCGGCTTCGTCCGCGTGTGGCGCGAGAGCGGCACCCCACTGGTGTCCATCGTCGTCCCGACGGCCGGCGGGCGGCGGCGCGTGCGTGGTCAGGACCGGGTCCTTGTCGAGAACCTGCTGACCTCGCTGCTCGCGCGCACCACCTACCCGGCCTGGGAGATCGTGCTGGTGCCCAGCGAGGGCACGCCCGAGGACGTGCTCGAGCGCTGCACCGCGCTGCTCGGGGAACGGCTGCACGTTGCTCCCGTCGCCGGCCCGTTCAACTTCTCCCGGTCGGTCAACACCGGCGTGGCCGCCGCGGCAGGCGAGCTCGTGCTCCTGCTGAACGACGACACGGAGGTCCTCGAGCCGCGCTGGCTGGACCGCATGGTCGCCGTGGCCGCCGAGGAGGGCGTGGGCGCGGTCGGGGCGAAGCTCCTGTTCGAGGACGGCCGCATCCAGCATGTCGGGGTCACGTTCGACAACGCCGGGCAAGCTGGGCACGCGTACATCTTCGAGCGTGAGGACGCCGGCCACTTCGGGTCCAAGGTGGTGGACCTGGACTACCTCGCCGTCACCGGCGCATGCCTCCTGGTGCGGCGGTCGGTGTACGAGGAGGTCGGCGGCTTCACCGAGGCGCTGCCGCTGAACTACAACGACGTGGACTTCTGCCTCAAGGTCGTCGCCTCCGGCAGGGGAATCGTCTGCACGCCGTTCGCCCGTCTCTACCACTACGAGTCGAGCACCCGGGACACGACGAAGACTGCCGATGAGGCCCAGGCCATGGACTGGTGGTACCCGCGAACGCTGACTGACCCCTATGTGAACGTCCGCGGCCTGGGCTGACGGCTGGTTCCCGCCACCGGCAGCGGGAGCCGCCCACAGCGACGACTCGCGACCCGCGCCGGGGTACGGGATAACTTCGACCACGCCCGCGCCGGGGAAACTTCGTCAGGCTCTGCCTGATGGACTTACCCCGATCGAGGCGCCCCGGCACGCCAAGACGGGCCTTCCACCAGGCCTGCCACGGCGCACCCGGGACCACATGGTCTGGGCGTGTCCTGCCACCCACGCGAACGCAAGGCGATCGCTACCTGGCGGGCCACCTCGCACGGCGTCACGACGACGTGTCGCCACCGGTAGCGCAGCGTCAGCTCGCTTGCGCTGATCGACACCGCGTTGTCCCGCCAGACGTCCTTGTCGGTGCGACCGAACGGGTGGGCCAGCTGACCGTCGAGCTCCACGCGGACCAGCAGGCCCTTGTACACGCAGTCCGCGCGCAGCCACAGACCGTCAAGCACCTGTCGCAGCTGGAGCCGCGAGACAGGGAGACCATGAGCACGCTCGATGCGGTGATAACGGTACTCGAGCGTGGACTCGACACCCCTGGCGATCACCTCCAGGAGCTCGCGCAGGAGCGCTCGGTGGCGAAGTCTGGGCCGTGCGTGGACCGCACGGCGAAGCTGCTCGAGGTCGGTGTTGTGCTGCAGCGCGCCGCACACGATGCTCACGACGCTGTCCTCGTCCGCGGCCTGGTGATCGGCCATGTCCAGCACCGTGTCGATCATGTTGACGGCTCTCAGCCGCCCCCATGACAACGGCATCCGTTTTCGGCGGCATACGCGCAGACCGGGCTGGCGCCTGACCTTTCGGCTGTGCGTCACACTGACGTGGATCACGTTGCCCGGTCGGTCGAGCAGTCCGCGGTGGAACGCGGCGCTCGCATGACTCAGTGCCGCTCCTGGCCCGGCGTACAACAGCGCTGCCCGAGCACGGCTGTGCCATGACAGGCGCCCGGTGTACACGACAAAAACCCCGGGGAACACCCGCTGCCAGCGCTTCGAGTCGACCTGGCGCGAGATCCAGTCCGGGGAGCCCCCCAGAGCGAGGACCTGCGCACGGGTGATTGCACCGTCCTGTCGCTGAGCCAGCTGATCGATCTTCTCGACGTTCGCTCGAGGAGCCATCACGCCAGGGTGCGGCCGGCGCCCACCACCAGGTGATCGACCCTCGCGATCCTGTGGATGAGCTGGCAAGACCGGCCCGCCTACGGCTGGGCCGGCAACCTGGGGCGTCCCGGAGGGGAGCCGGAGCATCGGCCAGCGAGGCCGAGTAGCGCCCTGCTCCGGTCTGGTGGGGCCCGAGCCGGATGATGGAAGGGCCAAGCCGGAAGATCGGGGAACATCCGTCAGGCCTTGCCTCACATTGTTTCCCCGATCGGGCCGACGGGTGTGGCAGCGCCGGAGGCGGGGCGGGAGCCAGGCAGCGCGCCGACGGGCCGGCAGGGAGCCGGGCAGCCGCCGCAGGTGATGGTCCACCGGCAGCCACCGCCCAACAGCTCCGCGCGGCACCTTGGCGCCCCGGCGCGGACGAGTCAGCGGCCCCGCCGCTTCGCCATCCGCCAGCGGATCTTCCCGACGACTGCCCGCGGCCCGCCCTCGCGCAGGTAGTGCAGCACGGCGAGGGCGTCCAGCCGCGCCCGGGTGTACCAGGGCAGCGTCCCGAACTCGGGTCCGCGCAGCCGGTCGGCGTCCCGCGCTCGTCGGGGGGCGCGGCAGAACGCGAGCAGCGGCTCGAGCACCACGGGCCAGGTGTACCGCTCGGCCACCCGCGCCACGTTCGCCCGCGCGGCGGCGTGTGCGTCGTCGTCCAGGAGGAGAAGCTCCAGGGCGTCGGCGAGCGCGTCGACGCCCTCGGTGGGCACCGTGGCGCCGAGGCCCTCGGCGGCGACGAGGTCGCCGAAGGTGTCCCCGGCCGAGCACACGATGGGCAGGTCGGCCCACAGGTAGTCGAGGATCCGGGTGCGGAAGCTGAACGCGGTCTCGATGTGCTCGAAGTGCGCGCTGACGCCGATGTCGGCGTCGAGCAGGTAATCGGCGCGGCGCTCGTAGGGCACCCAGTCCTCGTTAAAGAACACGTGGGTGCCGGTCAGGCCCAGCTCGTCGGCGAGGCGACGGGTGCGGGTGGCCATCGCCATCTCGGGCACGTCGGGGTTGGGGTGCTTCATGCCGAGGAAGTACAACCGCACCTCGGGCACCCGCTCACGCACCCGGTCGACGGCGCGCAGCACCGTGACGGGGTCGAACCAGTTGTAGACCCCGCCGCCCCACAGGACGACCTTGTCGTCCGTGCCGATGCCCGGCACCACGCCCTTGATCGCCGGCGCCTGCCGCTGGGGCGGCGTCGCTGCGGTCCCGAACGGCACCACGGTGAGGAGGCTGCGCAAGGAGGGGTCGGCGTCGTACGTGTCCGGGTTGATCCGGCCGGCGACGCCGAGGTGACCGAGCCAGAGGTCACGCTGCTTCTCCGAGGCACACATGAAGAGGTCGCCGCGCGCGGTCTGGGCGGAGAGCTCGCGCAGCGCGTTGGCGAGCGACGCGTTCCGCTCCTCCACCGGCTTGTAGCGCTCCACCTCGAGCGACTCGAGGTGGAAGGGGTCGTACAGGTCGAGCACGAGTACCTGCGGGCACTGCTGCAGCCACGCGAAGGTTTGCATGACGAAGCCCTGGATGATGACGACGTCGGCGCCGTCCACCTCGGCGCGGAAGTCCCCGACCGTGATGTGGGCGGTGTCGAAGCCGACGCCGGGGCGCTCGCACGCACCGAAGGTCACCAGGCGCACACGGTGCTGCTCGGCGGCCAGGGCGGTGGAGATCTCCCAGGCACGGATGGCCGGCCCTGCCATCCGCTCGGCGAGGGTGTCGAGCGTGACGACGAGGATGCGCTGGGCGCCGATGCGGGCGTCCGCATGCTCCGCACGCGCGTCCGCCGGCGCGACGACCTCCCTCGCCGCACCCATGTCCCCCGCCGCGCCCATCAGCGCGCCTCCACGTCCGCCGCCTGCCAGCGCGACGGCGTGTGCATGTAGCCGCCCCACCAGCGCTGCTGGCCGCTCTCCACGCTGAACTTGGCGCTGTCGCGGACCTGGTCGTACACGTGCTGGGTGGTGGAGTCGGTGATCGAGGTGACGACCACATAGCTGCCCGGGGCGAAGGCGACGGCGTCGGCGTGGCAGTCGATGTAGCCCGGCCCGTGGACGGTGCCGAGCCGGGGCCCGTGGTCGAAGGTGTTCGACGCCCACAGGTACGTGCCGTCGGAGCTCTCGATCGCGCACCCCATGACCGGGTTCTCCACCGGCTCGTGCGCGTCGTAGTGGATCCGCACGGTCATGTCCTCGCCGGAGACCACCGGGCTGCCCGAACCCTGCCGCCCGAACACCTCCACCCGGCCGACGGTGAGCTCGCCGGAGCCCCAGTGGGTGCGGCCGTGCTCGTCCAGCCGGGTGGAGTCGTGGGTGGAGTCCATGTAGGACTCGAGCACGCCGGCGGCCGGGCCGACCGCCTGCAGTTTCCCGCCGGCCAGCCACGCGGCCTGGTCAGCCATGGTGCGAAGCGACGGCATCGAGTGGCTGACCACCACCACGGTGCGGCCCTCGCGCCGGAAGTCGGCGAACTTCGCCGCGCACTTCTCCTGGAACGCGGCGTCACCGACGGCGAGGACCTCGTCCACCAGCAGGATCTCGGGATCGACGTGGATGGCCACCGAGAAGCCGAGCCGCACGTACATGCCGGACGAGTAGTTCTTCACCGGCTGGTCGATGAACTGCTCGACGCCCGAGAAGCCGACGATCTCGTCGAACTTCGAGTCGATCTCGGGCTTCGTCATGCCGAGGATCGAGCCGTTGAGGTAGACGTTGTCCCGCCCGGACAGCTCGGGGTGGAACCCCGAGCCGACCTCGAGCAGGGCCGCCACCCGTCCGCGGGTGACGATGCGCCCCGAGTTGGGGTACAGGATCTTGGCCATGCACTTCAGGAGGGTGGACTTCCCGGAGCCGTTGTCCCCCACCAGCGCGAAGGTGGAGGCCTCGGGGATCTCGAAGGAGACGTCCTTGAGGGCCCAGAAGTCCTCGTGCACCGAGCGCCGCCGGCGCATGACCGCGGCCTTGAGAGTCTGGTTGCGCTCGTGGAAGATGCGGAACTTCTTCGAGACGTCGTCGACGGTGATGGTGGCGGTGCTCACAGTGCCTCAGCCAGCCCCTTCTCGCTGCGCTTGAACAGCGCGTAGCCCAGGAAGAACGCGCCCAGGCTCCAGGCCGCGCAGGCCAGCGCGGTCGACAGATCGGGCCAGCGGTTGTCGTACAGGAGGTTGCGGAACACCTCGGCGAACTGGCCGATGGGGTTGAGCAGATACAGGTCCAGCAGCGTCACCGAGCCGAACAGCGGGCCCAGGCGCTCGGACTGGTCGGCCACCAGCGAGACCGGGTAGACGATCGGCGTCAGGTAGAACCACACCTGGAACAGGATGCCCACAAAGTGCTGGGTGTCTCGGAAGTGGACGTTGGCCACGGACAGCATCAACGAGACCCCGGTGGCGAACAGCGACATGAGCGCCATGAACACCACGACGAGCGGGAGCCACACCAGCGCGTTCGAGCCCACGATCAGCAGGGCGAGCACCAGCACGACCATCTCGATGGACCAGCTGAACATCCACGAGAACGAGTTGGCCACCAGCAGCGCGATGCGGGGGAAGTAGACCTTCTTGATGAGGTTCTCGTTCCCCACCAAGGTGCCCATGCCGCCGTTGACGACGTTCGTGAAGAACGTCCACGGCAGCAGGGCGCAGAGCAGCCACAGCGCGAAGATGTTGAGGCCGCTGGGGTCACCGGGGTCGGGCTGGACCCGGATGATGAAGGCGAAGACGACCGTGTAGATCGCCATCGCGGCCAGAGGGTTCGCCAGCGACCAGAGCTGGCCGAGCGCGGTGCGCTTGTACTTGCCCTTGATCTCACGGCGCGTGAGGTTGAGCACGAGCTCGCTCGAGCCCTGCAGGTCCTTCACGATGCCCAACGGCTGCCGCCTCCCTCTCCGGTCCCGGTCACCAGGAGAACCCGGCCCACCGCTCCGGACAGATTACGGCACGGCAACGGCCGTCCTCCCGAGCGGGTGGGAGCTGTGTCGGGACTCACCCGCACGCCGTGATCCGGTACACCCGCGCCGGCCCGCCCTCGGCGACGAGATCGAACCCGGTGGTGGTGTCGACGTCGTACAACCCTGGGGAGTCCTGCGCCCACGCCTGAGGCCCGGAGTCGTCGGCGTAGAAGTACTCGATCCCGTCCTCGGCAACGATCTCGCACACCTTCGGATCCGACCGCAGCTGGCCGAAGTGGGCCTTGAGGTACGACTGGTCGGGGTCCCAGCTCGAGGGGTTGACGTGCGGGATGAAGGCCACTGCCCCGCCCACCGACTGGACGAACGCCGCCCCGTTGCGCGGGTCCCCGAGCACGACCGCGTCGTCCGGGAGCACGTCGTCGAGCGAGCGGATCATCGTCAGCTCCTCGGTCGAGGCGTGCGCGGTGGTCAGGATTCGGTCGGGCTGGAACCCCCAGGCCGTCCAGCCGTTCTGCCGCTCGTCGTACCGGAACGCGCCGGAGGTGACGAATGCCAGCGCCAGCACACCGACCATGACGACCGGGGCCAGCCAGTCGCGGGTGCGGCCGTGGCGCGCACCCGCCCGGGACTCGGCGAGCAGCCGCTGCGCGGCCCGTCCCAGCGCGACGACCCCCAGCGCCCCCAGGACGGCCGCCACCGTGGGCAGCATGGCGAAGGTGCGGTCGGCGGACTTGTACCAGAACCCCGCCAGGTCCCGCAGCACGTTGTTCGGCCCTGCAGCCACGACGTAGATGCCCAACGTCAGCAGCCAGGACACGGCCAGCCACCGGGTGCGCACGGACATGGCGGCCACCACGACGCCGATGAGCACGAGCGCCGCCACGACGACGTTCGCCCACGGACTTGTCCACCCGATGGTGGTGGAGAACGTCAGCCCCCGGAACAGGGCGAGCCGACGCGACCCTTCTACTGCCGGGAAGGCCGCCATCGCCTGCAACGCGGGCACCGTGTAGACGGCCACCACGAGCGCGAGCGCGACCGCGGGGGCGGCGCCGGCCGCGACGACCGCGGCGGCGCGGTGCCCCAGCCGCCACTGCCGGAGCCCCCGTCGGGCGCCGACCTGGCCCAGGTAGGGCAGCACGAACAGCCCGAGCACCGCCAAGCCGGCCGGCTGGGCGGCCACCACCCCGGCGCACGTGACGACGGCGGCCAGCCCGCCTCGCAAGGCGTGACCCGGCGACCGGTCGGTCCGGGCGCGCTCCACCACGCCCACGACCAGCGCGACCGCGCCAGGGGCAAGCGCAATCGCGAGGCAGTAGGGGAACATGCCCTGCAGCACCAGCAGGTTGGCCGGGAAGATGAGGAAGGAGGAGGCCACCACGGGCGCCACCGCCGCAACCGCGCCGTCGCGCGGAGCGACCGCACGGGCGAGGGCCACGATGCCGACCAGCCACACCGCCAGGGCGGTGAGCAGCATGAGCATGTTCGAGGCCACCACCACGGAGGACAGCCGCGCCCCGAGCGCGACCATCGAGTGCCACACCGCGGGGTAGAAGACGCCCGTGCTCGACCCGTACATCGGGTCCAGGCCCCCGAGGGAGGAGGCGTTGCCGGTGCGCAGGACGGTCTCGGCGGCGTTGAGGTGGAACACGGGGTCGTAGATCTGCTGGACGGCGTCGGGCCGCCCCATCCCGTTCAGGTAGGCGCCGGCCTGCACCCCCGCGCCCACCGCGAGGCCGATCCCTACGAGCGCCCACGAGCGGGGCGTCAGGGGTGGGAGCGACACCGTGCCGGGTGGGAGCACCCGTCCCAGCAGCGCGCACAGCCCGAGCACCACCGCGAGCAGGAGGACCACCGGGGCCGGGGTCCACGCCACGCCCACGACGTCGAGCACGACCGCCCCGAGCGCGAGCACCGCGACCACCGCGGCGGGCGCGCCGGCGACGGCGAGGACGCCGCGGACCCCGAGCAGTCGCAGACCGACCCATCCCGGCAGGTACAGGAGGGCCAGGAGCACCGTCGCCGTGGGTAGTGCGTCGATCCAGCTCATCGTTTCCGTCTTCCGGGCCGGGCCGAGCGCCAGGTCCGCGATCGATCATGCCCGATGGCCGGCCCTCCGTGGTGCGGGCACCCTCGACGACGGCGGCTCACCCCCGTGCCGGCATCCCTACGGACGGCGCACCCCCAGGGAGTCGGTGCCGTCACCGTTCCAGTCGCCCACCAGGATGAGGTCCTCGGCGCGGCCGTAGACCACCTCGAAGTCGGCCGGACCTGTCGCCACCGTGTTCTTGATGTAGTACCGGGCGCCGCGGCGCACGGCGAGGGTGTCGCGACCGTCGCCGTCCCAGTCGCCGGTGAGCACGGTGTCGGCGGGGCGGCCGTAGGCAACCGTGTAGTCGGCCACCCCGGTGGCGACGGAGTTCTTCACGAAGTAGATCGACCCGCGGCGCACACCGAAGGTGTCGCGCTTGTCACCGTCCCAGTCCGCGACGAGCACCTCGTCCCCGGCACGCCCGTACGCCACCACCTGGTCCGCCGGCCCCGAGGTGATCGAGTTGCGCACGTGGTAGATCGCGCCGCGGCGCACGGCGAAGGTGTCGGTGCCGTTGCCGTCCCAGTCCCCCACCAAGATGTCGTCACCCGGGCGGCCGTAGGCGATGACGGTGTCGGGCTCGTTGTAGGTGTTGGAGTTGGAGATGTAGAACGTGCGGCCCACCCGAGCGGCGAGGGTGTCCACGCCGTCGCCGTCCCAGTCGCCCACGTAGATCTGCGCGGACTTGTCCCCGTAGCGGAACTGGGTGTCCGCCGTCGGCCCGAAGTCGTTGTTGAGGTAGAAGAGCTGCAGAGCCTGGCTGTCGACGGCGCGGGTCAGGCTGGGCAGCCAGGACTGGATCGCGTTGCCCGGGCACGTGGTGGCGCCGACGTCGCGGTGGCCGAAGATGCGTGCGAGACCGCGACCCTTGGGGGTGTAGGCGGTGCCGGGCGAGGTGATGCCGCTGGGCGTGTCCAGGTCGATGCCGGCGCGGGCGAACTGCCAGGCGATGACGTTGGCCATGGAGTTGAAGATCTCCCGCGGCGGGCTCACCTTCGTGTAGTCGCCCATCGCGGAGATGCCCAGGGTGCCGGTGTTGTACCCGCCGGCGTGCGCCCCGATGGTCATCTTCCCGGCCGGCGCGGCGAGCGAGCCGGTGCGGCCCTCGAACACCCGGCCCCACTTGTCGACGAGGAAGTTGTAGCCGATGTCGCCCCAGTCGCGGGTCTCGGCGTGGAAGAAGTAGATGCCGCGCACGATCGAGGCGGACTGGGCCGGCGTGTAGTCGTTGGTGCCGGCGGTGTGGTGCACGACGGCAGCCTTCAAGGTGGCGTAGCCCGGCCGCCAGGACATGATCTTGGGGTCCGCCCCCCAGCCCGCGCGGCTGGTGATGGTGGGCCTCGGCACCGTCGCTGCGGCGGGCATGACGCCGGCCATCTGCGCGGCGGCGGTGACGCCGGAGGTCCACGCCGCCGTGCTCGTGGAGGACGAGGGGCCCAGCGCGGCGGAGCTCGCCCCTGTCACGGCTGTGCCCAACGACACCGGTGCCACGGTGGCCGCCGGCTGGGAGACGTCGCCGAGCAGACTCCGGAACGCAGCGGGCTCGGTGGTGGCGGTGGGCTCCTCGGTGGGCAGCTCGGCCGGGGGCTCAGGGGCCTCGGTGATGACCTCTTC
This window of the Georgenia yuyongxinii genome carries:
- a CDS encoding peptidoglycan recognition protein family protein → MTEASADDLPLPLDTAPDDPGPAAPVTVISLTDLAGRRTAVAEEGLEQLGTDAPAATGATGATGATGAAGSAAALAAAGLHGGGAGRGLATVRLGGLADAAPGSTLTAATTTAQNPDADLDKIAVLTPPIATEEFLVAGLTWDAQDRLPTGARVFLRVLEDGEWSQWLETEAEDALDSGEARAGVKAGTDPFVTGGADAVQLQVTGDAGALPAGLELSLIPANPEPAEEVITEAPEPPAELPTEEPTATTEPAAFRSLLGDVSQPAATVAPVSLGTAVTGASSAALGPSSSTSTAAWTSGVTAAAQMAGVMPAAATVPRPTITSRAGWGADPKIMSWRPGYATLKAAVVHHTAGTNDYTPAQSASIVRGIYFFHAETRDWGDIGYNFLVDKWGRVFEGRTGSLAAPAGKMTIGAHAGGYNTGTLGISAMGDYTKVSPPREIFNSMANVIAWQFARAGIDLDTPSGITSPGTAYTPKGRGLARIFGHRDVGATTCPGNAIQSWLPSLTRAVDSQALQLFYLNNDFGPTADTQFRYGDKSAQIYVGDWDGDGVDTLAARVGRTFYISNSNTYNEPDTVIAYGRPGDDILVGDWDGNGTDTFAVRRGAIYHVRNSITSGPADQVVAYGRAGDEVLVADWDGDKRDTFGVRRGSIYFVKNSVATGVADYTVAYGRPADTVLTGDWDGDGRDTLAVRRGARYYIKNTVATGPADFEVVYGRAEDLILVGDWNGDGTDSLGVRRP